From a single Anaerolineaceae bacterium oral taxon 439 genomic region:
- a CDS encoding flavodoxin: MKKVAVVFWSGTGNTEQMANVLADAIVEAGAEVKVFTASEFSAAEVANYDAIAFGCPAMGNEELEDSEFQPMFDGCKPELKGKPIALFGSYSWAEGEWMRTWEADCVADGLTLVGSPVICFEAPDDEGVENLKKLAAELVK; this comes from the coding sequence ATGAAGAAAGTTGCAGTTGTGTTTTGGAGCGGTACCGGTAACACGGAGCAGATGGCGAACGTTTTAGCGGACGCTATTGTCGAAGCTGGCGCGGAAGTCAAGGTTTTCACGGCGAGTGAATTCAGCGCAGCCGAAGTCGCGAATTACGACGCGATCGCGTTTGGCTGCCCCGCGATGGGGAATGAAGAACTTGAGGACAGCGAGTTCCAGCCGATGTTCGACGGTTGCAAGCCGGAGCTCAAGGGAAAGCCGATCGCGCTCTTTGGTTCGTATAGCTGGGCGGAAGGCGAGTGGATGCGAACATGGGAAGCGGACTGCGTCGCGGATGGCCTGACGTTGGTCGGTTCGCCGGTGATTTGCTTTGAAGCGCCGGACGACGAGGGCGTTGAAAACCTGAAAAAACTGGCTGCGGAGCTCGTGAAATAA
- a CDS encoding (p)ppGpp synthetase, which yields MLLDDLIKCLPEFYTQVDIDLVRRAYAFAERAHADQIRDSGEPYITHCVAVAMILAEMKLSVTIIAAALLHDTIEDNEAVTDEVLTEEFGEEIHLLVSGVTKLRQIKRMEHDRSTFGPIDRDRIPAEAESAPEIQEPEAKERARKKVLKTENTRKTILAMADDHRVIFIKLADRLHNMRTLGYTTPEKQKRIAQETLDIYAALANRLGIYRFKWELEDLSFRYLYPEQYAMITESIAATQSAREREIQKIQANITEVMAQAGIKCTISGRSKHIYSIYQKMMDRGKPLEELRDLRGLRLIVDDIPSCYAALGQIHTHWRPIPNEFDDYIASPKENSYQSLHTAVVYSDGKPLEVQIRTVEMHKLAEYGVARHWRYKERGKIDEMTLKKVEFLRRAKDLEKDGKSADEFMEHIREELKDRVEVFTPNQDLINLPIGSTPIDFAYTIHTEVGNRCRGAKVNGKMVPLSYKLKNGDVVSITTTKSGGPSRDWLNQNLGLVNTQRARSKINSWFKKQDREQNLVQGRDMVQKELKRLGLAEPDFNELAKSFEYKNADDMFVGVGCGDLSIFRIITRLSEAQKPSDLPFSKGQTGASSGIAIEGLGKGIYTTLGKCCSPAPGDPIVGYITKGRGATIHKIDCPNLARVQNPERILPVSWGSGTVRYPVSITIQAYDRKGLVNEITNLLVKENINLINFNVMVTHNYVTIKSVIEVIDISELMRILTKIHGLPNVVDAYRDRPG from the coding sequence ATGTTACTGGATGATTTAATCAAGTGCTTACCAGAATTTTATACGCAGGTCGATATTGATCTGGTTCGACGAGCTTATGCGTTTGCGGAACGGGCGCATGCGGATCAGATTCGAGATTCAGGCGAGCCCTATATTACGCATTGCGTCGCGGTTGCGATGATTTTGGCGGAGATGAAGTTGTCAGTGACGATTATCGCTGCCGCGCTGCTGCATGATACGATTGAAGACAACGAAGCGGTTACCGACGAGGTCCTGACAGAGGAGTTTGGGGAAGAGATTCACTTGCTGGTTTCGGGCGTGACGAAGCTTCGGCAGATTAAGCGGATGGAACATGACCGTTCGACGTTCGGACCGATCGATCGGGATCGGATTCCGGCCGAAGCGGAAAGCGCGCCGGAGATTCAGGAGCCCGAGGCGAAGGAGCGGGCGCGGAAAAAGGTGCTCAAGACGGAGAATACGCGGAAAACGATTCTGGCCATGGCCGACGATCATCGCGTTATTTTTATCAAGCTGGCCGACCGGCTGCATAACATGCGGACGCTCGGATATACGACTCCGGAGAAGCAGAAACGCATCGCGCAGGAGACGCTCGATATTTACGCGGCGCTGGCGAACCGGCTCGGTATTTATCGATTTAAGTGGGAGCTCGAGGATTTATCGTTCCGTTATCTCTATCCGGAACAGTACGCCATGATCACCGAATCGATCGCCGCGACGCAGTCTGCCCGCGAACGGGAGATTCAGAAAATTCAGGCGAATATTACTGAGGTCATGGCGCAGGCGGGGATTAAATGCACCATCAGCGGGCGTTCAAAGCATATTTATTCGATTTATCAGAAGATGATGGATCGGGGGAAGCCGTTGGAGGAGCTTCGGGATTTGCGCGGACTGCGGCTGATCGTTGACGATATCCCGAGCTGTTACGCGGCGCTGGGTCAGATTCATACGCATTGGCGCCCGATTCCGAATGAATTTGACGATTATATCGCTTCGCCGAAGGAAAATTCCTATCAGTCGCTCCATACCGCGGTCGTTTATTCCGATGGAAAACCGCTTGAGGTCCAGATCCGTACCGTCGAGATGCATAAATTGGCGGAATACGGCGTCGCCCGGCACTGGAGGTATAAAGAGCGCGGAAAAATTGACGAGATGACGCTGAAGAAGGTCGAATTTCTCCGACGTGCGAAAGACCTGGAGAAGGACGGGAAATCGGCGGATGAGTTCATGGAGCATATCCGCGAGGAATTGAAGGATCGCGTCGAGGTTTTCACCCCGAATCAGGACCTGATTAATCTGCCGATCGGTTCAACGCCGATCGATTTCGCGTATACGATTCATACGGAAGTCGGGAACCGCTGCCGCGGGGCGAAGGTTAATGGAAAAATGGTCCCGCTGAGCTATAAGCTTAAGAACGGGGACGTCGTATCGATTACGACGACGAAATCGGGCGGCCCGAGCCGGGACTGGCTGAATCAGAATTTAGGGCTGGTCAATACGCAGCGGGCCCGTTCCAAGATCAATAGCTGGTTCAAAAAGCAAGACCGGGAACAGAATTTAGTTCAGGGTCGAGACATGGTTCAGAAGGAGCTGAAGCGGTTGGGGTTGGCCGAGCCGGATTTCAACGAGCTGGCTAAATCCTTCGAATATAAGAACGCCGATGATATGTTTGTCGGCGTTGGCTGCGGCGATTTATCGATTTTCCGAATTATTACCCGCCTTTCCGAGGCGCAGAAGCCCTCTGATCTTCCGTTCTCGAAGGGTCAGACGGGCGCGTCAAGCGGTATCGCGATTGAAGGGCTCGGGAAGGGAATCTATACGACGCTGGGAAAATGCTGCAGCCCTGCGCCCGGAGACCCGATTGTCGGGTATATTACGAAAGGACGAGGCGCGACGATTCATAAAATTGACTGCCCGAATTTAGCGCGCGTTCAGAACCCGGAACGGATCTTACCCGTATCCTGGGGATCGGGAACCGTCCGCTATCCGGTCTCGATTACGATTCAGGCGTATGACCGGAAGGGCCTGGTCAACGAGATTACCAATCTGCTGGTCAAGGAGAATATCAATCTGATCAACTTCAATGTCATGGTGACGCATAATTACGTGACGATTAAGTCCGTTATCGAGGTTATCGATATCTCGGAGCTGATGCGGATTTTGACGAAAATTCATGGACTGCCGAACGTTGTCGACGCGTATCGGGATCGTCCGGGGTGA
- a CDS encoding hemolysin III family channel protein → MCAVKRISLKDRLLPDYTSGEELFHMISHIVGVLFGITAFFILTWRAMWRHDLWAFGTGLVYGIMMTLLYTMSSVYHGLRPGMAKKVFQVLDHCSVFLLIAGTYTPLLLNGLRAGRPGLAWSTFGAIWGVALIGITLTAIDLKAFRIFSMVCYLGLGWAAVFVWGPMAKAYAAVVMRLLLAGGVAYTVGAVCYIIGKRKSVRYVHGVFHIFCLIGSVLHFISILSLG, encoded by the coding sequence ATGTGTGCTGTTAAAAGGATTTCCTTAAAGGATCGGCTGTTGCCGGATTATACGTCCGGGGAGGAGCTGTTCCATATGATTTCGCATATTGTCGGCGTCCTTTTCGGGATTACCGCTTTCTTTATTCTGACCTGGCGTGCCATGTGGAGGCATGATTTATGGGCGTTTGGCACGGGGCTGGTCTACGGGATTATGATGACGCTGTTGTATACGATGTCCAGCGTTTATCATGGGCTGAGGCCGGGGATGGCGAAGAAAGTTTTTCAGGTCCTGGATCATTGTTCAGTTTTCCTGCTGATTGCGGGGACGTATACGCCGCTGCTGCTGAACGGGCTGCGCGCTGGGCGCCCGGGGTTGGCATGGTCGACGTTTGGCGCGATCTGGGGCGTGGCGTTGATCGGGATTACGTTGACTGCGATTGACCTGAAAGCCTTCCGTATTTTTTCGATGGTTTGCTATCTGGGATTGGGCTGGGCCGCGGTTTTCGTCTGGGGCCCGATGGCGAAGGCATACGCGGCGGTCGTGATGCGGCTACTGTTAGCGGGCGGCGTCGCTTATACGGTCGGTGCGGTTTGCTATATTATCGGGAAACGCAAGTCCGTGCGATACGTGCACGGAGTTTTCCATATCTTCTGCCTGATCGGGAGCGTCCTTCATTTTATTTCGATCCTTAGCCTGGGGTAG
- a CDS encoding amino acid ABC transporter substrate-binding protein, whose protein sequence is MKKVQRIDRLYEVLRVFLGIVIAYSICLVIIVLISGSEAWRTALYNFAIGPFTSRRRFAQVLSRMAPYMITGCGMCFVYASGRFSMIGEGIINIAPLPVLMLMFGSSFGQTIMPGLPKIINQLIIVVICAVTGGLVSLIPAYGREKLGASETVTSIILNTVCLYVTLAVIRATIADRTSSFISTPLYPDNMRFTRYWNNTNLNEGIWFSIIGVIIACVLFYRTRIGVEIRITGANATFAKYSGINTQINSFLGQIIGGIFAGVAGAVENFGAYNCYQVATLTNIGMDGLIIAVMARKNPIFVPITAFVLAYIRTAAAVLNTNTNIPIELVTMLQAVIIFFVAAEEFLGKSRQKAIIKASREMGI, encoded by the coding sequence ATGAAGAAAGTACAAAGAATTGACCGTCTTTACGAGGTCCTTCGAGTTTTCCTGGGTATTGTAATTGCCTATTCGATCTGCCTGGTAATTATTGTACTCATCTCCGGATCGGAAGCATGGAGAACCGCGCTCTATAATTTTGCTATCGGCCCATTCACCAGCCGGCGCAGGTTCGCTCAAGTCCTGTCACGTATGGCGCCGTACATGATTACAGGTTGCGGTATGTGCTTCGTTTACGCCAGCGGTCGTTTCAGCATGATCGGGGAAGGTATTATTAATATCGCTCCGCTGCCGGTTCTGATGCTGATGTTTGGGAGCAGCTTCGGTCAAACTATTATGCCCGGGCTGCCCAAGATTATCAACCAACTGATTATTGTCGTTATCTGCGCCGTTACGGGAGGTTTAGTCTCTTTAATTCCGGCTTACGGAAGAGAAAAATTAGGGGCAAGCGAAACCGTTACATCCATTATTCTCAACACGGTCTGTCTATATGTAACGCTGGCGGTAATCCGTGCGACGATCGCCGATCGTACATCCTCCTTCATTTCCACACCTTTATATCCTGATAATATGCGTTTCACTCGCTATTGGAATAATACGAATTTGAATGAAGGGATCTGGTTTTCAATTATCGGCGTAATAATTGCCTGCGTTCTATTCTACCGAACGCGAATTGGCGTCGAGATCCGTATTACCGGCGCGAACGCGACTTTCGCAAAATACTCTGGAATCAACACCCAGATAAACTCTTTTCTGGGGCAAATTATCGGCGGGATCTTCGCTGGTGTTGCGGGGGCCGTAGAAAACTTTGGCGCGTACAACTGCTATCAGGTAGCTACTTTAACCAACATCGGAATGGATGGACTGATAATTGCGGTAATGGCGCGAAAGAATCCGATCTTCGTTCCGATTACCGCGTTTGTTTTAGCGTACATTCGTACAGCCGCCGCCGTTCTGAACACGAACACGAACATCCCCATTGAATTAGTAACGATGCTTCAGGCGGTCATCATCTTCTTTGTGGCAGCTGAAGAATTTCTTGGAAAGAGCCGCCAGAAAGCGATTATCAAAGCATCTCGTGAGATGGGAATATAA
- a CDS encoding ABC transporter ATP-binding protein: MTKELLRMEEITKIYPNGFIANRNVTFSVNENEIHALVGENGAGKTTLMKILFGMENCQTGKIYISGEEVHITSPLDAIAKGIGMVHQHFMQVPNLTVAENVVLGMEPGRGPVFDRKQALVMTQGISNKYNLGVDCNHMIRDLTVGQKQKVELLKALSRGCKVLILDEPTAVLTPQETRELFVQLKRLRDQGYGIIFISHKLDEVMELCDRVTVLRHGKVTGNGNIADLDTIKLSKMMVEREVSLKIEKEKAQPKECILKIEKLNYIDDFGKRTIDELSFTVRAGEVVGIAGVEGNGQTELSEIIAGLLQRTSGKIILNNQETAGKTIMQIRQMGMAHISEDRMKFGIANNLSIQDNIAAIYLAGNRFRTGPFLKMKELNKFVDECINKFEVACIDGNENIKFLSGGNIQKVIVAREFSGDANFIIANQPTRGIDIGTADLIRRLLVRASREKNCAILLISSDLTELTEVSDRILVMKSGKIVAQFKDAKNVSDDTLGEYMLGVRRMAVEEMGGL, from the coding sequence ATGACAAAAGAGCTTCTTCGAATGGAAGAAATTACAAAAATATACCCCAATGGATTCATCGCCAATCGCAATGTAACCTTTAGTGTAAATGAAAATGAAATCCATGCTTTAGTCGGTGAAAACGGCGCGGGCAAGACTACGTTGATGAAGATTCTGTTTGGCATGGAAAATTGCCAGACAGGCAAAATTTATATCAGCGGAGAAGAGGTTCATATTACCTCGCCCTTGGATGCAATTGCCAAGGGAATAGGAATGGTCCATCAGCATTTTATGCAAGTGCCAAACCTGACCGTCGCCGAAAATGTGGTATTGGGAATGGAACCGGGGCGAGGGCCCGTTTTCGACAGGAAACAAGCGCTCGTAATGACTCAAGGGATCAGCAACAAATACAATCTCGGCGTCGATTGTAATCACATGATCCGCGACCTGACCGTTGGGCAGAAGCAAAAAGTTGAATTGCTTAAGGCGTTGTCCCGCGGCTGCAAAGTGCTTATTCTGGATGAACCCACTGCCGTTCTTACGCCGCAGGAAACTCGAGAGCTTTTTGTCCAACTAAAAAGATTGCGTGATCAGGGATACGGCATCATCTTCATTTCTCATAAGCTTGACGAAGTCATGGAACTTTGCGATCGTGTGACCGTCCTGCGGCATGGCAAAGTTACCGGAAATGGGAATATCGCAGATTTAGATACTATCAAATTATCAAAAATGATGGTCGAGAGAGAAGTCTCTCTGAAGATTGAAAAAGAAAAAGCTCAGCCCAAGGAATGCATTCTTAAAATTGAAAAACTCAATTATATAGACGATTTCGGAAAGCGCACAATAGATGAGCTTAGCTTCACCGTCCGAGCAGGAGAAGTTGTCGGCATTGCAGGCGTGGAAGGCAACGGACAGACAGAGCTTTCCGAGATTATCGCCGGACTGCTCCAGAGGACTTCTGGGAAAATCATACTCAACAATCAGGAAACCGCCGGCAAAACGATCATGCAGATTCGGCAAATGGGAATGGCGCATATATCCGAAGACCGCATGAAATTCGGGATAGCGAACAATCTATCTATACAGGATAATATTGCGGCAATCTATCTCGCCGGCAACAGATTCCGAACCGGCCCTTTTCTGAAAATGAAAGAACTTAATAAGTTTGTTGATGAGTGCATTAACAAATTTGAAGTCGCATGCATAGATGGAAACGAAAATATCAAATTTCTTTCCGGAGGAAATATTCAGAAGGTGATTGTCGCTCGCGAATTCTCAGGAGACGCGAACTTCATTATTGCAAATCAGCCTACGCGGGGTATTGATATCGGAACTGCCGATCTGATCAGGCGATTGCTGGTAAGAGCGTCCCGAGAAAAAAATTGCGCGATTCTCCTGATATCTTCCGATCTGACAGAGCTCACAGAAGTTTCTGACCGCATACTGGTCATGAAGAGCGGGAAAATTGTTGCGCAATTCAAGGATGCAAAGAATGTATCTGATGATACTTTGGGCGAATATATGCTCGGCGTCCGCAGAATGGCCGTGGAAGAAATGGGAGGCCTGTAA
- a CDS encoding galactitol-1-phosphate 5-dehydrogenase: MNALVLTEYKKLVYRQVPKPAIQANEVLIRVKACGICGSDIHGYDGSTGRRQPPVIMGHEASGVIEAIGASVEGWAVGDRVTFDSTIYCNRCSYCMHGAVNLCGSRRVLGVSCDDYRQDGAFAEYIAVPAHILYKLPDNVTFAQASLVEPLSVALHAVNLCPRELNASATVIGAGKIGLLIIQTLRAAGYGKILVVDRNAFHRELALQMGADQAFDFEPDAIQAIRSETNGEGTDIVLEVVGVDEAFDLALKSARKGGTIVLVGNITPIVNFPMQWVVTRQLTLRGSCASAGEYPACLDMIARGTIRLDKIISATAPLKDGDAWFQRLYAGDGDYVKVVLNP; this comes from the coding sequence ATGAACGCTTTAGTTCTGACCGAGTACAAAAAACTCGTCTATCGGCAGGTCCCCAAACCAGCGATTCAGGCAAACGAAGTCCTGATCCGCGTGAAAGCCTGCGGAATCTGCGGTTCCGACATTCATGGTTACGACGGCTCAACCGGCCGGCGTCAGCCGCCCGTGATCATGGGACACGAGGCTTCCGGCGTCATTGAAGCCATCGGCGCGAGCGTTGAAGGCTGGGCGGTCGGCGACCGCGTCACCTTCGATTCGACGATCTACTGCAATCGCTGCAGCTACTGCATGCACGGGGCCGTTAATCTCTGCGGCAGCCGCCGCGTCCTTGGCGTTTCCTGCGACGACTATCGGCAGGATGGCGCGTTCGCCGAATATATCGCGGTCCCGGCGCATATTCTCTATAAACTTCCCGACAACGTCACCTTTGCCCAGGCGTCGTTGGTTGAACCGCTTTCGGTCGCGCTGCATGCGGTCAACCTCTGTCCGCGCGAGCTGAACGCGTCGGCAACGGTTATCGGCGCGGGAAAAATCGGGCTTCTAATCATCCAGACGCTCCGCGCCGCGGGATACGGGAAGATCCTCGTCGTCGACCGCAACGCGTTTCATCGGGAACTCGCGCTGCAGATGGGCGCGGACCAGGCGTTCGATTTCGAGCCGGACGCGATCCAGGCGATCCGATCAGAAACGAACGGCGAAGGGACGGATATCGTTCTCGAAGTCGTCGGCGTCGACGAAGCCTTTGACCTGGCGCTCAAGTCAGCGCGGAAAGGCGGGACAATCGTCCTCGTCGGAAATATTACGCCGATCGTAAACTTCCCCATGCAATGGGTCGTTACCCGCCAACTGACGCTGCGCGGCTCCTGCGCGTCCGCCGGCGAGTATCCCGCCTGCCTGGACATGATCGCGCGCGGAACGATCCGACTGGATAAGATTATCAGCGCGACCGCTCCGCTGAAAGACGGCGACGCATGGTTTCAGCGGCTGTACGCCGGCGACGGGGATTATGTCAAGGTCGTGCTGAACCCGTAA
- a CDS encoding oxidoreductase, whose amino-acid sequence MKEFKTAVIGCGKVGMTHAQCFGKLESSRLSAVCDVDRARAEAFGKKFGVPAYTDATAMIRENGIDAVAVCTPHPLHAVHIVNAAKNGAHVISEKPLAASLQDCDLAIAACEKAGVKLGVISQRRYYPPFLRMVEAIRAGKIGRPTSATLEVMGWRSPEYYEMDSWRGKWIEEGGGVMINQTPHQIDLLLSVMGDVDELFGLWDNFNHPTVEIEDSAMALIRFKSGAIGQLYVSNSQKPGLWGKLHVHGSNGASIGAQIEGGSSFISGVTAKVEPPFNDIWTIPGEENRLPDWKAEDAAFTETHDPMSYYHELQLRDFLDAIANGREPLVNGIAGRKTVELITAIYRSQRDHQAIRFPLAPESGPDFDGRTSHPLYSRTIGANS is encoded by the coding sequence ATGAAGGAATTCAAAACCGCCGTCATCGGCTGCGGAAAAGTTGGAATGACGCATGCGCAATGTTTCGGGAAGCTCGAATCGAGCCGCCTGAGCGCCGTCTGCGACGTTGACCGCGCGCGCGCGGAAGCGTTCGGCAAGAAATTCGGCGTTCCTGCGTATACCGACGCGACAGCGATGATCCGTGAAAACGGAATCGACGCCGTCGCGGTCTGCACGCCGCATCCGCTCCACGCCGTCCATATCGTCAACGCCGCCAAAAACGGCGCGCACGTTATCAGCGAGAAGCCGTTGGCCGCCTCTTTGCAGGACTGCGATCTGGCGATCGCCGCCTGCGAAAAGGCCGGCGTAAAATTAGGCGTTATCAGCCAGCGCCGCTACTATCCGCCTTTCCTGCGCATGGTCGAAGCGATCCGCGCCGGAAAAATCGGGCGTCCGACCTCCGCGACGCTGGAAGTCATGGGTTGGCGCAGCCCGGAATACTATGAGATGGACTCATGGCGCGGGAAATGGATCGAGGAAGGAGGCGGCGTCATGATCAATCAGACGCCACACCAAATCGACCTGCTCCTGTCGGTTATGGGAGACGTCGACGAATTATTCGGGCTCTGGGATAACTTTAATCATCCGACCGTCGAAATCGAAGACAGCGCCATGGCGCTTATCCGTTTCAAGTCCGGCGCGATCGGGCAGCTTTACGTCTCCAATTCGCAGAAACCCGGGTTGTGGGGGAAGCTCCACGTTCACGGCAGCAACGGAGCGTCGATCGGCGCGCAGATCGAAGGCGGCTCTTCGTTCATTTCAGGAGTCACCGCTAAAGTCGAGCCGCCGTTCAACGATATCTGGACGATTCCCGGCGAAGAAAACCGCCTGCCGGACTGGAAAGCCGAAGACGCCGCTTTTACCGAAACGCACGATCCGATGAGCTACTATCATGAACTGCAGCTGCGCGACTTCCTGGATGCGATCGCGAACGGCCGCGAACCGCTTGTTAACGGAATCGCCGGACGAAAAACTGTCGAACTGATCACCGCGATCTACCGCTCGCAGCGCGACCATCAGGCCATCCGGTTCCCGCTCGCGCCCGAAAGCGGACCTGATTTCGACGGACGGACGAGCCATCCGCTATACTCGCGCACGATCGGCGCGAATTCCTGA
- a CDS encoding nicotinate phosphoribosyltransferase yields MNTHKQTYDNRNLTLLVDFYELTMGNAYFEQGMRDQIAVYDMFFRNVPDDGGFAILAGLEQVVEYLANLHFTEADLTYLNGRGLFSPEFIDYLRNFKFECDVWAIPEGTPIFPGEPIVRVRGPIIQAQLIETMVLLTINHQSLIATKTNRICRAAQGRAILEFGTRRAQGFDAANYGARAAYIGGASATANTWADSRFGVPANGTMAHAWVQSFDSEFEAFVAYAKTYPDHCNLLVDTFSTLKSGIPNAIKVAKEILEPMGKRLVGIRLDSGDIAYLSKKARRMLDEAGLQDCRIFASNSLDERIIRSLLIQDAKIDVFGVGEKLITAASSPVFGGVYKLVAMIEKDGTITPKIKLSDTFEKATTPGFKDVWRLYESGDHHPVADVLTLTDEIIEDNVPYEIFDPIEPSKRKTVSDFYAKKLLAPIFEKGELVYQLPDLETIRAESAQKIAELWDEVKRLENPHVYYVDLSQRLWDLKTGMLNEIRSRVQKIQ; encoded by the coding sequence ATGAACACGCATAAACAAACTTACGATAACCGCAACTTGACGCTGCTCGTCGATTTTTACGAATTGACGATGGGAAACGCTTATTTTGAGCAAGGGATGCGCGATCAGATCGCCGTCTACGACATGTTCTTCCGGAATGTTCCCGACGACGGCGGTTTCGCAATCCTGGCGGGTCTCGAACAGGTCGTCGAATACCTCGCGAATCTGCATTTTACTGAGGCCGACCTGACATATCTGAACGGGCGGGGACTCTTCTCGCCGGAATTTATCGACTACCTGCGGAATTTCAAGTTTGAGTGCGACGTATGGGCGATTCCGGAAGGCACGCCGATTTTTCCCGGCGAACCGATCGTTCGCGTCCGCGGCCCGATTATTCAGGCGCAGCTGATTGAGACGATGGTCCTTCTGACAATCAACCATCAATCCCTGATCGCGACAAAAACGAACCGAATCTGCCGTGCGGCTCAGGGGAGAGCGATCCTCGAATTCGGAACCCGCCGGGCGCAAGGCTTCGACGCGGCGAATTACGGCGCGCGAGCTGCGTACATAGGCGGCGCGAGCGCGACCGCGAATACCTGGGCCGATTCCCGCTTCGGCGTCCCGGCGAACGGAACGATGGCGCATGCCTGGGTCCAATCCTTCGACAGCGAATTTGAAGCTTTCGTCGCCTACGCGAAAACCTACCCGGATCATTGCAACCTGCTCGTCGACACGTTCAGCACACTGAAATCCGGCATTCCGAACGCGATTAAAGTCGCGAAAGAAATTCTCGAACCGATGGGAAAAAGATTGGTCGGGATCCGCCTTGACAGCGGCGACATCGCTTACCTCTCAAAAAAAGCGCGGAGAATGCTCGACGAAGCCGGCTTACAGGATTGCAGAATTTTCGCTTCCAACTCGCTCGACGAACGGATCATTCGATCGCTCCTGATCCAGGACGCAAAAATCGACGTTTTCGGCGTCGGCGAGAAGCTGATTACCGCGGCGAGTTCGCCAGTCTTCGGCGGCGTTTACAAACTCGTCGCGATGATCGAGAAAGACGGGACGATCACGCCGAAAATCAAGCTCTCCGATACCTTCGAAAAAGCTACCACGCCCGGATTCAAAGATGTTTGGCGGCTATACGAAAGCGGGGACCATCATCCGGTCGCCGACGTATTAACGCTGACCGACGAAATAATCGAAGATAACGTTCCCTACGAAATTTTCGATCCGATCGAACCGTCGAAGCGGAAAACCGTCTCCGACTTCTACGCGAAAAAACTTCTTGCCCCGATCTTCGAAAAAGGCGAACTCGTTTATCAGCTCCCCGACCTGGAAACGATTCGCGCCGAATCGGCGCAGAAAATCGCCGAACTCTGGGACGAGGTTAAACGTCTGGAAAATCCGCATGTTTATTATGTCGACCTGTCCCAACGTCTTTGGGATTTGAAAACCGGCATGCTGAACGAAATTCGCTCGCGCGTCCAGAAAATTCAGTAA
- a CDS encoding selenide, water dikinase SelD has translation MTDVINPFGNLFSAEKFPDLLIGLERADDAAVYKISDELALVFTTDFFPPIVDDPYDYGAIAAANSLSDVFAMGGKPLMALNITAMPTDLPPETIAEIFRGGAEKALEAGCPIVGGHTVRDREPKYGLAVVGTVHPERILYKGKLRPGDRMVLTKPLGFGLMSTANKAGKADPADFARVTGWMKTLNRTAAELAVSAGAKSGTDVTGFSLLGHSWEMIRDGSVGLRYGWDQIPFVENYEPYMAQGLFPGGAYENEKYYRPNVRFSDRISAQERMMLFDPQTSGGLLLGIPEAKLDAFLAAAAEKGQFARVIGEAVAGRGIEVV, from the coding sequence CTGACCGACGTGATCAACCCATTTGGGAATTTATTTTCGGCGGAAAAATTCCCTGATTTATTAATCGGACTGGAAAGGGCGGACGACGCCGCGGTTTATAAGATATCCGACGAATTAGCGCTCGTTTTTACGACCGATTTTTTTCCGCCGATTGTCGACGATCCATACGATTATGGTGCGATCGCCGCGGCGAACAGTCTGTCCGACGTTTTCGCTATGGGTGGGAAACCGTTGATGGCGCTGAATATTACCGCCATGCCGACGGATTTACCGCCGGAAACGATCGCCGAGATTTTCCGCGGCGGCGCTGAGAAAGCGCTTGAAGCCGGATGCCCGATTGTCGGAGGACATACGGTCCGCGATCGGGAGCCGAAATACGGTCTCGCGGTTGTTGGCACGGTTCATCCGGAGCGCATCCTGTATAAAGGGAAGCTGCGTCCCGGCGACCGAATGGTCCTGACCAAGCCGTTGGGATTTGGCTTGATGTCGACCGCAAATAAGGCCGGAAAGGCCGACCCGGCAGATTTCGCACGGGTGACGGGCTGGATGAAAACGCTGAACCGGACGGCGGCGGAGCTGGCGGTTTCGGCCGGCGCGAAATCGGGAACGGACGTGACCGGCTTCAGTCTTCTGGGCCATAGCTGGGAGATGATCCGCGACGGGAGCGTCGGGCTGCGGTACGGTTGGGACCAGATTCCGTTCGTCGAGAATTACGAACCGTACATGGCGCAGGGGCTTTTTCCGGGCGGCGCGTATGAAAACGAGAAGTATTATCGACCCAACGTCCGTTTCAGCGATCGGATTTCAGCGCAGGAACGGATGATGCTCTTCGATCCGCAGACGAGCGGCGGGTTGCTGCTGGGGATTCCGGAAGCGAAGCTGGACGCGTTCCTGGCCGCCGCGGCCGAAAAGGGTCAGTTTGCGCGCGTTATCGGCGAGGCTGTCGCCGGACGCGGAATCGAAGTCGTATAG